A single Cellulomonas sp. SLBN-39 DNA region contains:
- a CDS encoding PhoX family phosphatase, translating to MTTLDDRDAAPGVARRSLLPLLPMAGHARGKRSPVTCHLKCGDACSQPVPNTSGNPYFRDVVDAALSRRAVLAGAAVAGAALVIGSTVGDPLPAAAHDSRGGRLPFRPIAPQPAATDAFTVPSGYRWRPIVRWGDPLFSTRDAFDPATVTPEQAARQLGYNCDYVDVLEDRGGRTGLLVVNHEYTNENLMFPPATTPAEVERQRRVGMAAHGLSVVALQRSRTGEPWSYRVGARQNRRITVSTPFAFSGPAAGSPLLRTVDDPAGTTPVGTLNNCAGGTTPWGTVLSGEENFNQYFRTAGTSAADRRYGLADRATTRGWEQVEPRFDARTPGYENEPNRFGWIVEVDPQDPTSTPVKHTALGRFKHEGANVIVGRTGHVVAYMGDDERFDYVYKFVSKERYKEGARHREHNKRLLSAGTLYVARFTGDSPAAELDGTGTLPSDGQFDGTGEWIPLVVDGVSKVPGFTTDQVLVHTRLAADAVGATKMDRPEDVEPNPATGRIYIACTNNTDRGAAGKEGATEPNPRVQNRYGHVVEITEYRNDATSTRFGWSILLVCGDPATTQNTYFAGFPPEKVSPISCPDNVAFDSTGNLWISTDGQPGTIGYCDGLFKVPLTGRERGHVQQFLAVPRGAETCGPVVRDRQDMVYVAVQHPGEDGSWAAQQSYFPDYVAPGTLARGRWGGPRPSVVQVWKD from the coding sequence ATGACCACCCTCGACGACCGCGACGCCGCCCCCGGCGTCGCCCGCCGCTCGCTCCTGCCCCTGCTGCCCATGGCCGGGCACGCCCGGGGCAAGCGGTCGCCCGTCACCTGCCACCTCAAGTGCGGCGACGCGTGCTCCCAGCCCGTGCCGAACACGTCCGGCAACCCGTACTTCCGCGACGTCGTCGACGCCGCGCTCTCGCGCCGCGCCGTGCTCGCCGGCGCGGCCGTCGCCGGTGCCGCCCTCGTCATCGGCAGCACCGTCGGCGACCCTCTGCCCGCCGCCGCCCACGACTCCCGCGGGGGTCGCCTGCCGTTCCGGCCGATCGCCCCCCAGCCTGCGGCGACCGACGCGTTCACGGTGCCGTCGGGGTACCGGTGGCGCCCGATCGTGCGCTGGGGCGACCCGCTGTTCTCGACGCGCGACGCGTTCGACCCCGCCACGGTCACGCCTGAGCAGGCCGCGCGCCAGCTCGGCTACAACTGCGACTACGTCGACGTGCTCGAGGACCGCGGCGGGCGCACGGGCCTGCTCGTGGTCAACCACGAGTACACCAACGAGAACCTCATGTTCCCGCCGGCGACGACGCCGGCCGAGGTCGAGCGGCAGCGGCGCGTCGGCATGGCCGCGCACGGCCTGTCCGTGGTGGCGCTGCAGCGCTCGCGCACCGGCGAGCCGTGGTCGTACCGGGTCGGTGCCCGGCAGAACCGGCGGATCACCGTGAGCACGCCGTTCGCGTTCTCCGGACCCGCGGCGGGCTCGCCCCTGCTGCGCACGGTCGACGACCCGGCGGGCACCACGCCCGTGGGCACGCTGAACAACTGCGCCGGCGGCACCACCCCCTGGGGCACGGTGCTGTCGGGCGAGGAGAACTTCAACCAGTACTTCCGCACCGCGGGCACCAGCGCCGCGGACCGCCGGTACGGGCTGGCCGACCGTGCCACCACGCGCGGCTGGGAGCAGGTCGAGCCCCGGTTCGACGCGCGCACGCCGGGCTACGAGAACGAGCCGAACCGCTTCGGGTGGATCGTCGAGGTCGACCCGCAGGACCCCACCAGCACGCCCGTGAAGCACACGGCGCTCGGCCGGTTCAAGCACGAGGGTGCCAACGTCATCGTGGGCCGCACGGGGCACGTGGTGGCGTACATGGGCGACGACGAGCGCTTCGACTACGTCTACAAGTTCGTCTCCAAGGAGCGCTACAAGGAGGGGGCGCGCCACCGCGAGCACAACAAGCGCCTGCTCTCGGCGGGCACCCTCTACGTCGCACGGTTCACCGGCGACTCGCCGGCGGCCGAGCTCGACGGCACCGGCACCCTGCCCTCGGACGGGCAGTTCGACGGCACGGGCGAGTGGATCCCGCTCGTCGTCGACGGCGTGAGCAAGGTCCCGGGCTTCACCACGGACCAGGTCCTGGTGCACACGCGCCTGGCCGCCGACGCCGTGGGCGCCACCAAGATGGACCGCCCCGAGGACGTGGAGCCCAACCCGGCGACGGGGCGCATCTACATCGCCTGCACCAACAACACCGACCGGGGCGCCGCGGGCAAGGAGGGCGCCACCGAGCCCAACCCGCGGGTGCAGAACCGGTACGGCCACGTCGTGGAGATCACCGAGTACCGCAACGACGCGACGTCGACGCGCTTCGGCTGGAGCATCCTGCTCGTCTGCGGCGACCCCGCGACGACGCAGAACACGTACTTCGCGGGCTTCCCGCCGGAGAAGGTCTCGCCGATCTCCTGCCCGGACAACGTCGCGTTCGACTCCACGGGCAACCTGTGGATCTCGACCGACGGGCAGCCCGGCACCATCGGGTACTGCGACGGCCTGTTCAAGGTGCCGCTCACGGGCCGCGAGCGCGGGCACGTGCAGCAGTTCCTCGCCGTCCCGCGCGGGGCGGAGACCTGCGGGCCGGTGGTCCGGGACCGGCAGGACATGGTCTACGTGGCCGTGCAGCACCCGGGCGAGGACGGGTCGTGGGCGGCGCAGCAGTCGTACTTCCCCGACTACGTCGCACCCGGGACGCTCGCCCGCGGACGCTGGGGCGGGCCGCGCCCGAGCGTCGTGCAGGTCTGGAAGGACTGA
- a CDS encoding prolyl oligopeptidase family serine peptidase, with protein sequence MTTTSTEPTPEKPETPFHDLDAYNALPRTGGLVLSPDGTRLVTSVQTLDKDATRWVTALWEVDPAGERPARRLTRSAKGESGAAFTPAGDLLFTSARPDPDAASGDDPVTALWLLPKDGAEARVVAQRTAGLGGLRVASAAPVVVLGSAVHPRAADAADDDRLRKERKDKKVAAILHDTYPVRYWDHDLGPAATHAFVGTLTDAVLAPAAGEADARLELRDVTPDAPVPALAEQSPTISPDGTTVVTAWSATLARADVRAHLVAVDVATGERRVLLAEDDADLGAPVVSPDGTLVAYLRESVATPRTAPRVELWVVPLAGGQPRRLAEGWDRWPHEPVWLPGSDALLTVADDDGRAPVFHVDLASGQVTRVTADDAAFSDVQVAPDGATAYALRTSYAAPAHPVRIDLAAALAAGAPVEAVALPAPAPLPTLSGRLEEVEATGTDGTRVRAWLALPHGASTDTPAPLLLWIHGGPLGSWNAWSWRWNPWILVAQGYAVLLPDPALSTGYGQEFVQRGWGAWGAAPYTDLLAVTDAAEARADVDETRTAAMGGSFGGYMANWVAGHTDRFRAVVTHASLWALDQFGPTTDGAYYWRREMTPQMALENSPHRFVEQIVTPMLVIHGDKDYRVPIGEGLRLWYELLAHSGLPADDEGRSPHRFLYFPDENHWVLTPQHAKVWYGTVQAFLATHVLGSTGDDTAYPELLG encoded by the coding sequence GTGACCACGACGAGCACCGAACCCACCCCCGAGAAGCCCGAGACGCCGTTCCACGACCTGGACGCGTACAACGCGCTGCCGCGCACCGGCGGCCTCGTCCTCTCGCCCGACGGCACCCGCCTGGTGACGTCGGTGCAGACGCTCGACAAGGACGCGACCCGCTGGGTCACCGCCCTGTGGGAGGTGGACCCCGCCGGTGAGCGCCCCGCGCGCCGGCTGACCCGCTCCGCCAAGGGCGAGTCCGGCGCCGCGTTCACCCCCGCGGGCGACCTGCTGTTCACCAGCGCCCGCCCCGACCCCGACGCAGCCTCCGGCGACGACCCCGTGACCGCCCTGTGGCTGCTGCCGAAGGACGGCGCCGAGGCGCGCGTCGTCGCGCAGCGCACGGCCGGCCTCGGCGGTCTGCGCGTCGCGTCCGCCGCGCCCGTCGTCGTCCTCGGCTCCGCCGTCCACCCCCGGGCCGCCGACGCGGCCGACGACGACCGGCTGCGCAAGGAGCGCAAGGACAAGAAGGTCGCGGCGATCCTGCACGACACCTACCCGGTCCGGTACTGGGACCACGACCTGGGCCCGGCCGCGACGCACGCGTTCGTCGGCACCCTCACCGACGCCGTGCTCGCGCCCGCCGCCGGGGAGGCCGACGCCCGTCTCGAGCTGCGCGACGTGACCCCCGACGCGCCCGTCCCCGCGCTGGCCGAGCAGAGCCCCACGATCAGCCCCGACGGCACGACCGTCGTCACGGCGTGGTCCGCGACCCTGGCCCGCGCCGACGTGCGGGCCCACCTCGTCGCCGTCGACGTCGCCACCGGGGAGCGCCGCGTGCTGCTCGCCGAGGACGACGCCGACCTGGGTGCCCCCGTGGTCTCGCCCGACGGCACGCTGGTGGCGTACCTGCGCGAGTCCGTCGCGACGCCGCGCACCGCGCCGCGCGTCGAGCTGTGGGTCGTGCCGCTCGCCGGCGGGCAGCCGCGCCGACTCGCGGAGGGCTGGGACCGCTGGCCGCACGAGCCGGTCTGGCTGCCGGGCTCGGACGCGCTGCTGACCGTCGCCGACGACGACGGCCGGGCGCCCGTGTTCCACGTCGACCTCGCGTCGGGGCAGGTCACGCGCGTGACCGCCGACGACGCCGCGTTCTCCGACGTGCAGGTGGCCCCCGACGGCGCCACGGCCTACGCGCTGCGGACGTCCTACGCGGCCCCCGCGCACCCGGTGCGCATCGACCTCGCCGCGGCCCTCGCGGCCGGTGCGCCCGTCGAGGCCGTCGCCCTGCCCGCCCCCGCGCCGCTGCCGACCCTGTCCGGTCGGCTCGAGGAGGTCGAGGCCACCGGCACCGACGGCACCCGGGTGCGCGCCTGGCTCGCGCTGCCGCACGGCGCGAGCACCGACACCCCGGCGCCGCTGCTGCTGTGGATCCACGGCGGCCCCCTCGGCTCCTGGAACGCCTGGTCGTGGCGCTGGAACCCGTGGATCCTCGTCGCCCAGGGCTACGCCGTGCTGCTGCCCGACCCGGCCCTGTCGACCGGGTACGGCCAGGAGTTCGTCCAGCGCGGCTGGGGGGCGTGGGGAGCCGCGCCCTACACGGACCTGCTGGCCGTCACCGACGCCGCCGAGGCCCGGGCCGACGTCGACGAGACCCGCACCGCCGCCATGGGCGGCTCGTTCGGCGGGTACATGGCCAACTGGGTGGCCGGGCACACCGACCGCTTCCGTGCCGTCGTCACGCACGCGAGCCTGTGGGCCCTCGACCAGTTCGGGCCCACGACGGACGGCGCCTACTACTGGCGCCGCGAGATGACCCCGCAGATGGCCCTCGAGAACAGCCCGCACCGGTTCGTCGAGCAGATCGTCACGCCCATGCTCGTCATCCACGGCGACAAGGACTACCGGGTGCCCATCGGCGAGGGCCTGCGCCTGTGGTACGAGCTGCTCGCGCACTCCGGTCTGCCCGCCGACGACGAGGGCCGCAGCCCCCACCGGTTCCTGTACTTCCCCGACGAGAACCACTGGGTGCTCACCCCGCAGCACGCCAAGGTCTGGTACGGCACGGTGCAGGCGTTCCTCGCCACCCACGTGCTCGGCAGCACCGGCGACGACACCGCGTACCCGGAGCTGCTCGGCTGA
- a CDS encoding DUF6458 family protein, with product MGIGGGIALLVIGAILAFGVSDVIEGVDLSVIGYICMGAGALALVLVLALSSRRSRTAHSEVVVERHDDRLPPPAV from the coding sequence ATGGGTATCGGTGGCGGCATCGCCCTCCTGGTGATCGGCGCGATCCTCGCGTTCGGGGTGTCCGACGTGATCGAGGGCGTCGACCTGTCGGTCATCGGCTACATCTGCATGGGCGCCGGCGCGCTCGCGCTGGTCCTCGTCCTCGCGCTCAGCAGCCGCCGGTCACGTACCGCGCACAGCGAGGTCGTCGTCGAGCGCCACGACGACCGGCTGCCCCCGCCGGCCGTCTGA
- a CDS encoding diguanylate cyclase, giving the protein MSSVTRGGSATTGAHREGLSAADLRGVRGLALAAYRLDRCRDVDDVVGVATRLGLSVVDADVCLLVRVEQGAARILHLEPADAPAREPWVTRTTTTVDERPALRALLRDRRSWVAHTVDADGTPLAPGDPDGGDPAEVETLRATGSRSVVTAPVVVNDAVWGQLTLARRDPALPRFGEDDIATADVLAALVAGAVARVDLERQVRHIVADDPLTGLANRRVADSAADAALSSGQETCIVMCDVDGLKRVNDELGHDAGDDLLRAVADVLRRAADALPGATAARIGGDEFCLVTAGHPRRLVAETMALTVSRFPLPHGAAISYGVASTAVTGAVHARHLFRRADQAQYRNKRARARARARSVPLAADPAVTAERLVSAGSVAIGQAQTGVVPRLCAFAAAATETLGGEEWTVLARQPGSDVLGAVARGGSPSDAGQATTTLTVERDDWVVEIGAAESVGTGRQVRTALAALAAIAVLDAG; this is encoded by the coding sequence ATGAGCAGCGTGACGCGTGGAGGCTCTGCCACGACGGGTGCGCACCGGGAGGGCCTCTCCGCTGCGGACCTCCGTGGCGTGCGCGGGCTCGCGCTGGCGGCCTACCGGCTGGACCGGTGCCGCGACGTCGACGACGTCGTGGGGGTCGCCACCCGGCTGGGCCTGTCGGTCGTGGACGCCGACGTGTGCCTGCTCGTGCGCGTCGAGCAGGGCGCGGCACGCATCCTGCACCTGGAGCCGGCCGACGCCCCGGCACGCGAGCCGTGGGTCACGCGCACCACCACGACCGTCGACGAGCGCCCCGCGCTGCGCGCCCTGCTGCGCGACCGGCGGTCCTGGGTCGCGCACACGGTCGACGCCGACGGCACCCCGCTCGCCCCCGGAGACCCGGACGGCGGGGACCCCGCGGAGGTCGAGACGCTCCGCGCGACCGGCAGCCGCAGCGTCGTCACCGCACCCGTCGTCGTCAACGACGCCGTCTGGGGTCAGCTCACGCTCGCCCGGCGCGACCCCGCGCTGCCGCGGTTCGGCGAGGACGACATCGCGACCGCCGACGTGCTCGCCGCGCTCGTCGCCGGCGCCGTCGCGCGCGTCGACCTGGAGCGGCAGGTCCGCCACATCGTCGCCGACGACCCCCTGACGGGCCTGGCCAACCGCCGCGTCGCGGACTCCGCCGCCGACGCCGCCCTGTCCTCCGGGCAGGAGACCTGCATCGTCATGTGCGACGTCGACGGCCTCAAGCGCGTCAACGACGAGCTCGGCCACGACGCGGGCGACGACCTGCTGCGCGCCGTGGCGGACGTGCTGCGCCGTGCGGCCGACGCGCTGCCCGGCGCCACCGCCGCGCGCATCGGCGGCGACGAGTTCTGCCTCGTCACGGCCGGGCACCCGCGCCGGCTCGTCGCGGAGACCATGGCGCTGACCGTGAGCCGGTTCCCGCTGCCGCACGGCGCAGCGATCTCCTACGGCGTCGCGTCGACCGCCGTCACGGGCGCGGTGCACGCCCGCCACCTGTTCCGTCGCGCCGACCAGGCGCAGTACCGCAACAAGCGCGCCCGGGCCCGGGCGCGTGCCCGCTCGGTGCCGCTGGCGGCCGACCCCGCCGTGACCGCGGAGCGCCTGGTGTCCGCCGGGTCGGTGGCGATCGGGCAGGCGCAGACCGGTGTGGTGCCGCGCCTGTGCGCGTTCGCCGCGGCCGCGACCGAGACGCTCGGCGGCGAGGAGTGGACCGTGCTCGCCCGGCAGCCCGGCAGCGACGTCCTCGGGGCCGTCGCGCGCGGCGGCAGCCCGTCGGACGCCGGGCAGGCGACGACGACGCTCACGGTCGAGCGCGACGACTGGGTCGTCGAGATCGGGGCCGCGGAGTCCGTCGGCACCGGCCGGCAGGTCCGCACCGCGCTGGCCGCGCTCGCCGCGATCGCCGTGCTCGACGCGGGCTGA